The sequence ACCAGACTCTTCAGCAGCCAGGAACTCAACCAAGCGTGCGATCTCTTCAGGCTTACCCAAACGGCCAACAGGGATCGTAGCGATGATCTTGTCACGGATCTCTTCATCAATCGCCATCACCATATCGGTACCAATGTAGCCAGGAGAAACCGTATTTACGGTAATGCCTTTACGGGCAACTTCCTGAGCCAGAGACATGGTAATACCATGCATACCCGCTTTAGCAGCAGCGTAGTTGACCTGACCAAACTGGCCTTTTTGACCGTTGACGGAAGAGATGTTTACGATACGACCATACTGACGCTCGAGCATACCGTTTAGAACGGCTTTGGTCATGTTCCAAGCACCTGTCAGGTTCACATCAATCACGGCTTGCCACTGATCAGGCGTCATTTTCTTCATGACGCCATCTTTGGTAATACCAGCATTATTAACCAGCACATCGATGGGACCCAGGCGGCTTTCAACTTCTTCAATGCCCTTAACGCAGGAGTCATAGCTCTTAACGTCAACTTCAACCATCACAACGTCAACATGCTCAAGCTCACGCTCTTTTTTCCACTTTTGGACGCGCTCGCACTCCATCAGTGTACAGGTGGAAGCCACTTTGTAGCCTTGGGCATTCAGGGTACGGA comes from Magnetococcus sp. PR-3 and encodes:
- the phbB gene encoding acetoacetyl-CoA reductase, which codes for MSDRVAMISGGAGGIGTEIVRTLNAQGYKVASTCTLMECERVQKWKKERELEHVDVVMVEVDVKSYDSCVKGIEEVESRLGPIDVLVNNAGITKDGVMKKMTPDQWQAVIDVNLTGAWNMTKAVLNGMLERQYGRIVNISSVNGQKGQFGQVNYAAAKAGMHGITMSLAQEVARKGITVNTVSPGYIGTDMVMAIDEEIRDKIIATIPVGRLGKPEEIARLVEFLAAEESGFMTGADFSINGGMYTH